The following are encoded in a window of Bordetella genomosp. 10 genomic DNA:
- a CDS encoding MFS transporter, with protein MDRRLLVLALGMFALGTDSFVVAGILPQLASSYGVGIGAAGQMTTTYAIAYALLAPTIAALAAAVPRKRLMLAGLSIFVAANLGTAWAPTFGLALLTRVLAGLGAAMFSPTATGAGTMLVPPERRGWALSIVVAGLTAATALGSPIGALIGGLGDWRWTMGFVSLLGAVAGVGVWILLPELPLPPAVTLRQRLAPLADRRVGLTLATTMLAMSGLFTVYTYFSVVFKPVIGGSAAMLGTLLVIWGAAGTATNLVAGRLIDTVGSRKVLLSMLTVLVIDIAVFPWTTGNPWTAALAIAIWGGAGWGVLVPQQHRLVTMAPAIAPVLLGLNTACTYIGVSAAGVIGAGTIAAAGAQYLEYVAAALLAVALVVAELAARRIAAVSRRRPTPAAV; from the coding sequence ATGGATCGCCGCCTCCTCGTGCTCGCCCTGGGCATGTTCGCCCTGGGAACCGACAGTTTTGTCGTCGCGGGCATCCTGCCCCAATTGGCCAGTTCCTACGGCGTGGGCATCGGCGCCGCCGGGCAGATGACCACCACCTACGCCATCGCCTATGCATTGCTGGCGCCCACCATCGCCGCCTTGGCGGCCGCCGTTCCGCGCAAGCGCTTGATGCTGGCCGGGCTCTCCATCTTCGTGGCGGCCAATCTGGGCACGGCGTGGGCGCCCACCTTCGGCCTGGCGCTGCTGACCCGCGTGCTCGCCGGCCTGGGCGCGGCGATGTTCTCGCCGACCGCCACTGGCGCGGGCACGATGCTGGTGCCGCCCGAGCGCCGCGGCTGGGCGCTCTCCATCGTGGTCGCGGGCCTTACCGCCGCCACGGCCCTGGGCTCGCCCATCGGCGCGCTGATAGGCGGGCTGGGCGACTGGCGCTGGACGATGGGCTTCGTGTCGCTGCTGGGCGCGGTGGCCGGCGTGGGCGTGTGGATCCTGCTGCCGGAACTGCCGCTGCCGCCGGCCGTCACGCTGCGCCAGCGCCTGGCGCCGCTCGCCGACCGCCGGGTCGGCCTGACCCTGGCCACGACGATGCTGGCGATGAGCGGGCTGTTCACGGTCTATACGTACTTCTCCGTCGTCTTCAAGCCGGTCATCGGCGGCAGCGCCGCCATGCTGGGCACACTGCTGGTGATCTGGGGCGCGGCCGGCACCGCCACGAACCTGGTGGCGGGACGCCTGATCGACACCGTGGGTTCGCGCAAGGTGCTGTTGTCGATGCTGACCGTGCTGGTCATCGATATCGCCGTGTTTCCCTGGACGACGGGCAATCCCTGGACGGCGGCATTGGCGATCGCGATCTGGGGCGGCGCGGGCTGGGGGGTGCTGGTCCCGCAGCAGCACCGGCTGGTTACGATGGCGCCGGCCATCGCGCCCGTGCTGCTGGGCTTGAACACCGCCTGCACCTATATCGGCGTCTCGGCCGCCGGGGTCATCGGCGCGGGCACCATCGCGGCCGCCGGCGCGCAATATCTGGAGTATGTCGCCGCCGCCCTGCTCGCCGTGGCCCTCGTCGTCGCCGAGCTGGCCGCGCGGCGCATTGCCGCGGTCAGCCGCCGGCGGCCCACGCCGGCGGCGGTGTAG
- a CDS encoding ABC transporter permease subunit translates to MTERAHSDAAVLRTRRARRAGELGWLAAICLVLTVAGPWLFDTYLLNVLIKALFFAVAAVTVDLLWGYTGYLTFGQSAFFGVGAYAAGLVFTHLGFSPGMAWLAFAAALGAAAVIAAITGWLSFYRGASPFFATVISLVLPIVLTQLALSGGTFTGSSSGLTGYDTFDLSLEAWYVIAALSLSVVALLAWVVVRSDGGRLLVALRDNESRCAYLGMNTARIRIALLVVCGVVASAAGFGYGAFSGVVAPELAGFVFGTELIIWVALGGRGTIWGPVAGTIAINVAASYLSGSMPFVWQLILGVAFIAVILLLPRGLLPLLLAPLRRRAAAAPTPALRSRPVAAGAGAQAAAALAMQGVAKHFGSLKVLEGIDLRADGGELLGLIGPNGAGKTTLMRCISDGQERSAGAVQLCGHDIARHAPDRCVRFGLGRKFQNANVFDTLTVAESLRIASTLRARQSWLKRAPDLALPDYALEVLGTTGLDRKLDAVTRNLSHGEQQALELAMVLALEPRVILLDEPTAGLTKTERTQIGEVLSSLAHTYGLCCLLVEHDLDFVQEVATRIVVLHQGRIVMQGSFKEVVESELVRTIYAGTAQTAMGADAGSLQGQARQHDAPDADPASAATSAATSIRPQGA, encoded by the coding sequence ATGACTGAACGCGCCCATTCCGATGCGGCGGTCCTCCGCACACGCCGCGCGCGCCGCGCCGGCGAACTGGGCTGGCTGGCGGCGATCTGCCTGGTCCTGACCGTCGCCGGCCCCTGGCTGTTCGACACCTATCTGCTGAACGTCCTGATCAAGGCGCTGTTCTTCGCGGTCGCCGCCGTCACCGTCGACCTGCTGTGGGGCTATACCGGCTACCTGACCTTCGGCCAGTCGGCGTTCTTCGGCGTGGGCGCGTATGCCGCCGGCCTGGTGTTCACGCACCTGGGTTTCTCGCCCGGCATGGCCTGGCTGGCGTTCGCGGCCGCCCTGGGCGCGGCGGCCGTCATCGCGGCGATTACCGGATGGCTGTCGTTCTACCGCGGCGCCTCGCCCTTCTTCGCCACGGTGATTTCGCTGGTGCTGCCCATCGTGCTGACGCAACTGGCCTTGTCCGGCGGCACGTTCACCGGCTCGTCCTCGGGGCTGACGGGCTACGACACCTTCGACCTGTCGCTGGAGGCCTGGTACGTGATCGCGGCGTTGTCGCTGTCCGTCGTCGCCCTGCTGGCCTGGGTGGTGGTCCGCAGCGACGGCGGCCGCCTGCTGGTGGCGCTGCGCGACAACGAATCGCGCTGCGCCTACCTTGGCATGAACACCGCCCGGATCCGCATCGCGCTGCTGGTCGTGTGCGGCGTGGTGGCCAGCGCGGCGGGCTTCGGCTACGGCGCGTTCAGCGGCGTGGTCGCGCCCGAGCTGGCCGGCTTCGTGTTCGGCACCGAGCTGATCATCTGGGTGGCGCTGGGCGGCCGCGGCACGATCTGGGGGCCGGTCGCGGGCACCATCGCGATCAACGTCGCCGCGTCGTACTTGAGCGGCAGCATGCCGTTCGTCTGGCAACTGATCCTGGGCGTGGCATTCATCGCCGTGATCCTGCTGCTGCCACGCGGCTTGCTGCCCCTGCTGCTGGCGCCCCTGCGCCGGCGCGCGGCGGCGGCGCCCACCCCGGCCCTGCGTTCGCGGCCGGTGGCGGCCGGCGCCGGCGCCCAGGCCGCGGCGGCCTTGGCCATGCAGGGCGTCGCCAAGCATTTCGGCAGCCTGAAAGTGCTGGAGGGCATAGACCTGCGCGCCGACGGCGGCGAGCTGCTGGGCCTGATCGGGCCGAACGGCGCCGGCAAGACCACGCTGATGCGCTGCATCAGCGACGGCCAGGAGCGCTCGGCGGGCGCCGTGCAGCTATGCGGCCACGACATCGCCCGCCACGCCCCGGACCGCTGCGTGCGCTTCGGGCTGGGCCGCAAGTTCCAGAACGCCAACGTGTTCGACACGCTGACGGTGGCGGAAAGCCTGCGCATCGCCTCCACGCTGCGCGCCAGGCAATCCTGGCTGAAACGCGCGCCGGACCTGGCCTTGCCGGACTACGCGCTGGAAGTGCTGGGCACCACGGGCCTGGACCGCAAGCTGGACGCCGTGACGCGCAACCTGTCCCACGGCGAGCAGCAGGCGCTGGAACTGGCCATGGTGCTGGCGCTGGAGCCGCGCGTCATCCTGCTGGACGAGCCCACCGCGGGCCTGACCAAGACCGAACGCACGCAGATCGGCGAGGTGCTGTCGTCGCTGGCGCACACCTATGGCCTGTGCTGCCTGCTGGTCGAACACGACCTGGACTTCGTGCAGGAAGTCGCCACGCGCATCGTCGTGCTGCACCAGGGCCGCATCGTCATGCAGGGCAGTTTCAAGGAAGTGGTGGAATCGGAATTGGTGCGCACCATCTATGCCGGCACGGCGCAGACGGCCATGGGCGCGGACGCCGGCAGCCTGCAAGGCCAGGCCCGGCAGCACGACGCGCCGGACGCCGATCCGGCGTCGGCAGCGACATCGGCAGCGACATCCATCCGTCCGCAGGGAGCATGA
- a CDS encoding transporter substrate-binding domain-containing protein: MTSSTPTAPHSSGWRVGVLYSRTGVSGITESQHFFGTVLAIEEINALGGVLGRALDPIAYDPRSDADEYRRLAGRLLLDDEINVIFGACTSHCRKAMLPAVERTNALLWYASVYEGFEYSPNVIYTGASPNQSSMQLAAYLMQHCGKRIFLVGADYIYPRETNRILREAVEDHGGEILDEIYLPLGCADSDIHEVIRDIQARDPDVVFSTQIGSDALRFYRRFHDVGLHARNIPIASLTVTESEVREIGAEVCTGHITAAPYFNTLQNPRNDYFLQRWHARFGDRPASVYAEASYNQVHLFARALQRVGSLDTRKLVQAAHGVTLDSPEGPLSILAENNHCVLTPRIGVCRPDGRFDVVWQSAEPVKPDPYLTTFGLDEFWLR; encoded by the coding sequence ATGACGTCCTCTACTCCTACCGCTCCCCACAGCTCAGGCTGGCGCGTGGGCGTGCTGTATTCGCGCACCGGCGTGTCCGGCATCACGGAATCGCAGCATTTTTTCGGCACCGTCCTGGCCATAGAGGAAATCAACGCCCTGGGAGGCGTCCTGGGCCGCGCGCTGGACCCGATAGCCTACGACCCGCGCAGCGACGCCGACGAATACCGGCGCCTGGCCGGCCGCCTGTTGCTGGACGACGAGATCAACGTCATTTTCGGCGCCTGCACCTCGCACTGCCGCAAGGCCATGCTGCCGGCGGTCGAGCGCACCAACGCGCTGCTGTGGTACGCCTCGGTGTATGAAGGGTTCGAGTATTCCCCCAACGTCATCTACACCGGGGCGTCGCCCAACCAAAGCAGCATGCAACTGGCCGCCTACCTGATGCAGCATTGCGGCAAGCGGATTTTCCTGGTCGGCGCGGACTATATCTATCCGCGCGAAACCAACCGCATCCTGCGCGAGGCCGTCGAGGACCACGGCGGCGAGATCCTGGATGAAATCTACCTGCCGCTGGGCTGCGCCGACAGCGATATCCACGAGGTCATCCGCGATATACAGGCCAGGGACCCCGACGTGGTGTTTTCCACGCAGATCGGCAGCGACGCCCTGCGCTTCTACCGCCGCTTCCACGACGTCGGCCTGCATGCGCGGAACATCCCCATCGCCAGCCTGACCGTCACCGAATCCGAGGTCCGCGAAATCGGCGCCGAGGTCTGCACCGGCCACATCACGGCGGCGCCCTACTTCAATACGCTGCAGAACCCGCGCAACGATTATTTCCTCCAGCGCTGGCACGCGCGGTTCGGCGACCGGCCGGCCAGCGTGTATGCCGAGGCCTCGTACAACCAGGTGCACCTGTTCGCGCGCGCCCTGCAACGGGTGGGCAGCCTGGACACGCGCAAACTGGTGCAGGCGGCGCATGGCGTGACGCTGGATTCGCCCGAGGGTCCGCTGTCCATCCTGGCCGAGAACAACCATTGCGTGCTGACCCCGCGCATCGGCGTGTGCCGGCCCGACGGCCGCTTCGACGTGGTCTGGCAGAGCGCCGAACCCGTCAAGCCGGATCCCTACCTGACCACCTTCGGTCTGGACGAATTCTGGCTGAGGTAA
- a CDS encoding substrate-binding protein: MKSVSRLLRAGVTAAALAAAYAAIMPAAQAADPIRIGVPVGLSGANSVVAPAVVQSSQLAVDEINAAGGILGRKVELEIADDGSGAVGAQKAYDTLVFQKKVDAIIAMETSAARNAALPIVNRGKVPYIYTSFYEGRSCNRWMHVNGWVPEQQVAPIVDHFMKEQKAKTFFLVGSDYAFGRGMLDFTRKYIEKQGGKVVGEEYLPMDGNDWTTVISKIRSAQPDALISSTAGGGPNVSLAKQIKAAGLTMPYGNLAIDEGTAKTMGDTATGMYMSASYLTGIDNAANKKYLDGLKAKFGNDAKTANELSEPQYEGFFLYKAAVEKAGGVDGQKVVDALSQVSFDGPRGPVQMNRQRHAALSMRLGQVQADGSIKILQTFDKVDPGAQCPNLK, translated from the coding sequence ATGAAATCCGTATCCCGTCTACTACGCGCCGGCGTCACGGCCGCCGCCCTCGCCGCGGCCTATGCCGCCATAATGCCCGCCGCCCAAGCCGCCGACCCCATACGCATAGGCGTGCCGGTCGGACTGTCCGGCGCCAACAGCGTGGTGGCGCCCGCGGTGGTGCAATCCTCGCAACTGGCCGTGGACGAAATCAACGCCGCCGGCGGCATCCTGGGCCGCAAGGTCGAACTGGAAATCGCCGACGACGGCTCGGGCGCCGTGGGCGCGCAGAAAGCCTACGACACGCTGGTGTTCCAGAAAAAGGTCGACGCCATCATCGCCATGGAAACCAGCGCCGCCCGCAACGCCGCGCTGCCCATCGTGAACCGCGGCAAGGTGCCGTACATCTACACGTCGTTCTACGAAGGACGTTCGTGCAACCGGTGGATGCACGTCAACGGCTGGGTGCCCGAGCAGCAGGTCGCGCCCATCGTCGACCACTTCATGAAGGAACAGAAAGCCAAGACCTTCTTCCTGGTGGGCAGCGACTACGCCTTCGGCCGCGGCATGCTGGACTTCACGCGCAAGTACATCGAAAAACAAGGCGGCAAGGTCGTGGGCGAGGAATACCTGCCCATGGACGGCAACGACTGGACCACGGTGATTTCCAAGATCCGCTCGGCCCAGCCCGACGCCTTGATCAGCTCCACCGCCGGCGGCGGCCCGAACGTCAGCCTGGCCAAGCAGATCAAGGCCGCGGGCCTGACCATGCCCTACGGCAACCTGGCCATCGACGAAGGCACGGCCAAGACCATGGGCGACACCGCGACCGGCATGTATATGTCGGCCTCCTACCTCACCGGCATCGACAACGCCGCCAACAAGAAATACCTGGATGGCCTGAAGGCGAAGTTCGGCAACGACGCCAAGACCGCCAACGAACTGTCCGAGCCGCAATACGAAGGCTTTTTCCTCTACAAGGCGGCGGTGGAAAAAGCCGGCGGCGTGGACGGCCAGAAGGTCGTGGACGCCCTGAGCCAGGTCTCCTTCGACGGCCCGCGCGGTCCGGTGCAGATGAACCGGCAGCGCCACGCCGCGCTGTCGATGCGCCTGGGCCAGGTGCAGGCCGACGGGTCGATCAAGATCCTGCAAACCTTCGACAAGGTCGATCCGGGCGCGCAGTGCCCGAACCTGAAGTAA
- a CDS encoding ANTAR domain-containing response regulator: protein MDPSLRRLYEDLRSVAVAVVYPPGEDRDLLVEQLQRIGCRIHLCWPFPGHPPAGADVVFFQVSQILQNSSAWCASEVDATLIALSEYETPTTLKLLLKTNAHGVLTRPFRSAGILSTLVLARSAKQFQNRQQNKIAKLEGTIKSRRVIEKAMRVLMDNQHLGERESYEHMRARATKLRVSVAEVAAMILEASEAMEKLGLGGAKPKPPRD from the coding sequence ATGGATCCCAGTCTTCGCCGCCTCTATGAAGACCTGCGCAGCGTGGCCGTCGCCGTGGTGTACCCGCCCGGCGAGGACCGCGACCTGCTGGTCGAGCAATTGCAGCGCATCGGCTGCCGCATCCATCTGTGCTGGCCGTTCCCGGGGCATCCGCCCGCCGGCGCCGACGTGGTCTTTTTCCAGGTGTCCCAGATCCTGCAGAACAGTTCGGCCTGGTGCGCCAGCGAGGTCGACGCCACGCTGATCGCCTTGTCCGAATACGAAACGCCCACCACGCTGAAACTGCTGCTCAAGACCAATGCCCATGGGGTGCTGACCCGCCCCTTCCGGTCGGCCGGGATCCTGAGCACGCTGGTGCTGGCGCGCTCGGCCAAGCAGTTCCAGAATCGCCAGCAGAACAAGATCGCCAAGCTCGAAGGCACCATCAAGTCCAGGCGCGTCATCGAGAAGGCCATGCGCGTGCTGATGGACAACCAGCACCTGGGCGAGCGCGAGTCCTACGAGCACATGCGCGCCCGCGCCACCAAGCTGCGGGTCAGCGTGGCCGAGGTGGCCGCCATGATCCTGGAAGCCAGCGAGGCCATGGAGAAACTGGGCCTGGGCGGCGCGAAACCCAAGCCGCCGCGCGACTGA
- a CDS encoding branched-chain amino acid ABC transporter permease — MGMLLDILSTAAMLYIVTAGLMMIFGVMKIVNFAHGAIITLGSYASFVTTRLGLDPWIGLPLALGVGVVTGMLVEWLIVRPLYKRPLDAILATWGLGIVIGQVITIGFGREVQFVDSPVRGALSVLGTEYSAYRLLLIPIAVALCLLMTGLLNGTRFGVKTRAVIMNEDLAKGLGIHSERIRFLTFSLGAGLGALAGALITPLSSVDPNMGLPWLISAFMLVMVSGHSMASLLLTCVVFGAAQVAVSTFVSPILGGVTIAVLAALTLRIRPKGFAHD, encoded by the coding sequence ATGGGTATGTTGCTGGACATTCTCAGCACCGCGGCGATGCTGTACATCGTCACCGCCGGCTTAATGATGATCTTCGGGGTCATGAAGATCGTCAATTTCGCCCACGGCGCCATCATCACGCTGGGCAGCTACGCCAGCTTCGTGACGACGCGCCTGGGCCTGGACCCCTGGATCGGCCTGCCGCTGGCGCTGGGCGTGGGGGTGGTCACGGGCATGCTGGTCGAGTGGCTGATCGTGCGTCCGCTGTACAAGCGTCCGCTGGACGCCATCCTGGCCACCTGGGGCCTGGGCATCGTCATCGGCCAGGTCATCACCATCGGCTTCGGCCGCGAAGTCCAGTTCGTGGATTCGCCGGTGCGGGGCGCGCTGTCGGTGCTGGGCACCGAGTATTCCGCCTACCGGCTGCTGCTGATCCCGATCGCGGTGGCCCTGTGCCTGCTCATGACGGGCTTGCTGAACGGCACGCGCTTCGGCGTGAAGACCCGCGCCGTCATCATGAACGAGGACCTGGCCAAGGGGCTGGGCATCCATTCCGAACGCATCCGCTTCCTGACCTTCAGCCTGGGCGCGGGCCTGGGCGCGCTGGCGGGCGCGTTGATCACGCCGCTGTCCAGCGTGGATCCGAACATGGGCCTGCCGTGGCTGATCAGCGCCTTCATGCTGGTGATGGTGTCGGGCCATTCCATGGCCAGCCTGCTGCTGACCTGCGTGGTGTTCGGCGCCGCCCAGGTCGCCGTCAGCACCTTCGTCAGCCCCATCCTGGGCGGCGTCACCATCGCCGTGCTGGCCGCGCTGACCTTGCGCATACGACCCAAAGGATTCGCCCATGACTGA
- a CDS encoding branched-chain amino acid ABC transporter ATP-binding protein, protein MTASASAYALDVDKVASGYKSSIVLQDVSLSIRPGESIALLGKNGMGKSTLLKTIMGYLPKKRGSVRLGGRDATRLPPYQIARCGVAYAAQEQPLFQDLSIRDNLRLGLASDGQFDERFDGVTAVFPVFRTRLRQHAGTLSGGEQKMLLVARALMMQPTLLLLDEITEGLQPSVIDTLAQALLWERERRGTTMLIVEQNVAFALKVADRYVILKQGSIVDEGQVREADAAARIFEHLKV, encoded by the coding sequence ATGACCGCATCCGCATCCGCCTACGCCCTGGACGTCGACAAAGTCGCCAGCGGCTACAAATCCTCCATCGTGCTGCAGGACGTTTCCCTGTCCATCCGGCCCGGCGAATCCATCGCCCTGCTGGGCAAGAACGGCATGGGCAAGAGCACGCTGCTGAAAACCATCATGGGCTACCTGCCCAAGAAACGCGGCAGCGTGCGCCTGGGCGGCCGCGACGCCACCCGCCTGCCCCCGTACCAGATCGCGCGCTGCGGCGTGGCCTATGCCGCGCAGGAGCAGCCGCTGTTCCAGGACCTGAGCATCCGCGACAACCTACGGCTGGGCCTGGCCAGCGACGGCCAGTTCGACGAACGGTTCGACGGCGTGACCGCGGTCTTTCCCGTGTTTCGCACCCGGCTGCGGCAACACGCGGGCACGCTCTCGGGCGGCGAGCAGAAAATGCTGCTGGTGGCGCGCGCGCTGATGATGCAGCCGACCTTGCTGCTGCTGGACGAAATCACCGAAGGATTGCAGCCGTCGGTCATAGACACCCTGGCGCAGGCCCTGTTGTGGGAACGCGAACGCCGCGGCACCACCATGCTGATCGTCGAGCAGAACGTGGCCTTCGCGCTGAAGGTGGCCGACCGCTACGTGATATTGAAGCAGGGCAGCATCGTCGACGAGGGCCAGGTGCGCGAAGCGGACGCGGCGGCGCGCATCTTCGAGCATCTGAAGGTGTGA
- a CDS encoding nitrilase family protein — protein sequence MNNPSAGHDAGMPAYPDTLIACVQMHPVMGDVAANLARSTALIEEAAARGAKLVVLPELANTGYMFASRDEAHALAEPVPTGPSSQAWIALAQRLGIFLVAGITERDGDKLYNAAIVAGPRGYLGTYRKLHLWGDENLFFEAGNLGLPVFDTEIGKLAVAICYDGWFPEVFRLQAMQGADIVAVPTNWVPMPGQTPDGPAMAHSLAIAAAHSNGLTIACADRVGVERGQPFVGRSLIAGSQGWIVAGPASHDQEEILIAAVNLKQARHGRQLNAFNHVLRDRRGDVYDLMLGSGYPRLAR from the coding sequence ATGAACAATCCTTCCGCCGGTCATGATGCCGGCATGCCGGCGTATCCGGACACCCTCATTGCCTGCGTGCAGATGCACCCCGTCATGGGCGACGTGGCGGCCAATCTGGCGCGTTCGACGGCGCTGATCGAAGAAGCCGCCGCGCGCGGCGCCAAGCTGGTGGTGCTGCCCGAGCTGGCCAACACCGGCTATATGTTCGCCAGCCGCGACGAAGCCCATGCGCTGGCCGAACCCGTGCCCACGGGCCCGTCCTCGCAGGCCTGGATCGCGCTGGCCCAGCGCCTGGGCATCTTCCTGGTGGCCGGCATCACCGAACGCGACGGCGACAAGCTGTACAACGCCGCCATCGTCGCCGGCCCGCGGGGCTATCTGGGCACCTACCGCAAGCTGCACCTGTGGGGCGACGAGAACCTGTTCTTCGAAGCCGGCAACCTGGGCCTGCCCGTGTTCGACACCGAGATCGGCAAGCTGGCCGTAGCCATCTGCTACGACGGCTGGTTTCCCGAGGTGTTCCGCCTTCAGGCCATGCAGGGCGCGGACATCGTGGCCGTGCCGACGAACTGGGTGCCCATGCCCGGGCAGACGCCGGACGGCCCGGCCATGGCGCATTCGCTGGCCATCGCGGCAGCGCACAGCAATGGCCTGACCATCGCCTGCGCCGATCGCGTCGGCGTGGAACGCGGGCAGCCCTTCGTGGGCCGCAGCCTGATCGCGGGATCGCAGGGATGGATCGTCGCCGGTCCCGCCAGCCACGACCAGGAAGAAATCCTGATCGCCGCCGTGAACCTGAAACAAGCCCGTCACGGACGACAGCTCAATGCGTTCAACCACGTGCTGCGCGACCGCCGCGGCGACGTGTACGACCTCATGCTGGGCAGCGGCTACCCCCGCCTGGCGCGCTGA